In one window of Caenimonas aquaedulcis DNA:
- a CDS encoding HU family DNA-binding protein yields MTINELVDQVKAAGGKQFEAVPDPKARALVRAVLAEIGKQIQAGGSEPVRIPGFGAFRTTEVEREKDGAKTLVKKIHFRPLPAKQ; encoded by the coding sequence ATGACTATCAATGAACTCGTCGATCAAGTGAAAGCGGCCGGGGGCAAGCAGTTTGAGGCGGTCCCCGATCCGAAAGCCCGCGCTTTGGTGCGCGCTGTGCTGGCGGAAATCGGAAAGCAGATTCAAGCAGGTGGATCAGAGCCGGTTCGAATCCCGGGGTTCGGCGCATTTCGCACGACGGAAGTCGAGCGCGAAAAAGACGGCGCAAAGACCCTGGTCAAAAAGATCCACTTTCGCCCCCTGCCTGCCAAGCAGTAA